A stretch of Desulfotignum phosphitoxidans DSM 13687 DNA encodes these proteins:
- a CDS encoding TAXI family TRAP transporter solute-binding subunit, producing MKKAKIGLTMLFMVCLLVLPSAGMSDDTQLTTPATLTWVAGGVGGGWYVQAGGIARMITEAEPKLILKVVPGGGVVNPVRVSSGKDDLGWGITFVDKMAFKGMAPLFKTANPNVRSMGGIFGTYYIHFVSGRDQGIQTLSEMADMVKAGKAIKVAMPMKGTSDLPLIENILNFHGISSQDIDKAGGKIFQAGYADMISLYKDRHVDFVFTHLALPAAAITEMMVSRSSTLLSVSNECIDTLADDLGTLPTASGKQIIPSDTYKGQATDVSTVVSTGELLIGSHVSDVVAYTITRILCEQVEELHAINNANQTFIPEQGWANVAVPLHPGAEKYYQEAGYMK from the coding sequence ATGAAAAAAGCGAAGATCGGTCTGACAATGTTATTTATGGTGTGTTTGCTGGTGCTGCCGAGTGCGGGTATGTCTGATGATACCCAGTTGACGACACCGGCCACCTTGACCTGGGTAGCCGGCGGTGTGGGCGGCGGCTGGTATGTCCAGGCAGGCGGTATTGCCAGGATGATCACGGAAGCCGAGCCCAAACTCATCTTAAAGGTGGTGCCGGGCGGCGGGGTGGTGAATCCGGTTCGGGTATCCAGCGGCAAGGATGACTTAGGATGGGGAATTACGTTTGTGGATAAAATGGCATTTAAGGGGATGGCGCCATTGTTTAAAACTGCCAATCCGAATGTCAGATCCATGGGAGGCATTTTCGGCACCTATTATATCCATTTTGTGTCAGGCCGGGACCAGGGCATCCAGACCCTGTCTGAAATGGCGGACATGGTCAAAGCCGGCAAGGCCATCAAGGTGGCCATGCCCATGAAAGGGACATCGGACCTGCCGTTGATCGAAAATATCCTTAATTTTCACGGGATTTCTTCCCAGGACATCGATAAGGCGGGCGGCAAGATATTTCAGGCCGGGTATGCCGACATGATCAGCCTTTACAAAGACCGGCATGTGGATTTCGTCTTTACCCATCTGGCTCTGCCGGCCGCAGCCATCACCGAGATGATGGTCAGCCGTTCCAGCACCCTTCTTTCGGTTTCAAACGAGTGCATCGATACCCTGGCCGATGACCTGGGAACCCTGCCCACCGCTTCGGGAAAACAGATTATCCCTTCGGATACCTACAAGGGCCAGGCAACGGATGTATCTACCGTGGTGAGTACGGGCGAACTGTTGATCGGCAGCCATGTGTCTGATGTTGTGGCATATACCATCACCCGGATTTTATGTGAACAGGTGGAGGAACTGCATGCCATCAACAACGCCAACCAGACCTTTATCCCGGAACAGGGATGGGCCAATGTGGCGGTTCCCCTGCATCCGGGCGCAGAAAAGTATTATCAAGAAGCCGGATACATGAAATAA
- a CDS encoding TRAP transporter permease codes for MRKLWGWKGTVIGIWLTVVSVFAIYTATFGVMQPRIQRGVHLLFLLPMAFILFPATRRSPVDRIPFYDWILAILALLPPFYLILNNDALSMRLEFIDPLTTLEMVLGGLNILLLLEAIRRAVVPAMTILIVVFLSYLYAAPYMGGVFFAKPLPLSELIEMQYLITDTGIYGAITGISATFVALFVIFGAFMESTQTGKFFTDLACRLAGRSRGGPAKVAVISSSFFGSISGVAAANVYATGTFTIPMMKRLGFRPQFAGAVEAVSSSGGQYMPPIMGAGAFVMSEITGIPYLQVCIAAALPALLYYTSLIIRVHFIAVKDNVKGMKEEDMLVPVSTIIRDTYLLLPIVGLVAMLLMGYSVFMGAMGAIVSSFVISFFKKKTAMTPVRLFEALKSAGQKMIMIALACAGAGMVVAIVTHTGLALGIATVINHWSGGFLLPALVLIMGTSLILGMGMPCTPAYIIAVTIGGPALVTLGTDLLASHLLVFYCAILAEVTPPVCIPAYCAASIAGSKPLQTGFEAFKLAIVAFLIPLIFIYNPALLLNGTLVEIISLVLVLLIAVVFLSAALTGYFFTILSLFQRTIMAAAAIGAFVFCAHPDLVGRPVTLAAATLAIVGFFVWLFLRSRATDPVTDNT; via the coding sequence GTGAGAAAGTTATGGGGATGGAAAGGAACAGTGATCGGCATATGGCTGACCGTGGTCTCGGTATTTGCCATTTACACGGCAACCTTCGGGGTCATGCAGCCACGGATTCAGCGGGGAGTTCATCTGCTGTTTTTGCTGCCCATGGCTTTTATCCTGTTTCCTGCCACCCGGCGGTCCCCGGTTGACCGGATTCCGTTTTATGACTGGATTCTGGCAATTCTGGCACTGCTGCCGCCCTTTTATCTGATCCTGAACAATGATGCCTTGAGCATGCGGCTGGAATTTATCGATCCTTTGACCACACTGGAGATGGTGTTAGGGGGATTGAACATTCTGCTGCTGCTCGAGGCGATCCGCCGGGCCGTGGTGCCGGCCATGACCATTCTGATCGTGGTGTTTCTTTCATACCTGTATGCAGCCCCCTATATGGGTGGGGTGTTCTTTGCAAAACCCCTGCCGCTGTCAGAACTCATAGAAATGCAGTACCTGATCACAGATACGGGCATCTATGGGGCCATCACCGGTATTTCCGCCACGTTTGTGGCCCTGTTTGTCATCTTCGGGGCCTTTATGGAGAGCACCCAGACCGGGAAATTTTTCACGGACCTGGCGTGCCGCCTGGCCGGCAGAAGCCGGGGCGGGCCCGCCAAAGTCGCGGTGATCAGCAGTTCTTTTTTCGGGTCCATCAGCGGGGTGGCAGCGGCAAATGTCTATGCCACGGGCACCTTTACCATCCCCATGATGAAACGGCTGGGGTTTCGGCCCCAGTTTGCCGGGGCCGTGGAAGCGGTTTCCTCCAGCGGCGGGCAGTACATGCCGCCCATCATGGGGGCCGGGGCTTTTGTGATGTCGGAAATCACCGGCATCCCCTATCTGCAGGTATGTATCGCCGCAGCACTGCCGGCCCTGCTTTACTACACCAGCCTGATCATCCGGGTCCATTTTATCGCGGTCAAGGACAATGTAAAAGGCATGAAGGAAGAGGACATGCTGGTCCCTGTTTCCACCATTATCAGGGATACTTATCTGCTGCTTCCCATCGTCGGCCTGGTGGCCATGTTGCTGATGGGGTATTCGGTTTTCATGGGGGCCATGGGTGCGATCGTGAGTTCGTTTGTCATCAGTTTTTTTAAAAAGAAAACCGCCATGACGCCGGTCAGGCTGTTTGAAGCCTTGAAATCGGCCGGGCAGAAGATGATCATGATTGCCCTGGCCTGTGCCGGTGCCGGCATGGTGGTGGCAATCGTCACTCATACCGGGCTGGCCCTGGGCATTGCCACGGTGATCAACCACTGGTCCGGGGGATTTCTGCTGCCGGCCCTGGTGCTGATCATGGGAACCTCTTTGATTCTGGGCATGGGCATGCCCTGTACCCCGGCCTATATCATCGCCGTGACCATCGGAGGCCCGGCCCTGGTGACCCTGGGTACGGATCTTCTGGCATCCCATCTGCTGGTTTTTTACTGTGCCATCCTGGCGGAAGTCACGCCACCCGTGTGCATCCCTGCGTATTGTGCCGCGTCCATTGCCGGATCCAAGCCGCTGCAGACCGGATTCGAGGCCTTTAAGCTGGCCATTGTGGCATTTTTGATTCCCTTGATTTTTATTTACAACCCGGCACTGCTTTTAAATGGAACCCTGGTGGAAATCATATCCCTGGTGCTGGTGCTGCTCATTGCCGTTGTGTTTTTATCGGCCGCCCTCACCGGCTATTTTTTTACCATACTGAGCCTCTTTCAAAGGACCATCATGGCGGCTGCCGCCATCGGGGCGTTTGTTTTCTGTGCCCACCCGGACCTGGTGGGCCGGCCAGTGACTTTGGCAGCCGCAACCCTGGCAATCGTTGGGTTTTTTGTGTGGCTTTTTCTGCGGTCCCGGGCAACGGATCCGGTGACTGACAACACCTGA
- a CDS encoding NAD(P)/FAD-dependent oxidoreductase, with translation MGSGIFQIVIIGGGVIGTSIAWHLAKKAARVTLIESHDLASGSSGACDGLVFMQSKKPGIHLGLAMESLKRFHFLKKELPVDIEFRQTGGRVVIQTPAQYPAMEKFVREQKDIGLEVCLMDAKQTLAAEPFLSPDIYGSTWSSLDARVNPINLTLGFALGAKKNHARILTRTKVLGIHTQNNRVTGVATTQGDIPADIVVNAAGAGAGRICQMVKIDLPIAPRRGQIVVTQAARPMISSCMISAGYIAVKYDPSLAAEQGEGMSMEQTDNGNLLLGSTREFAGFCTENTLSGIRRIISRTTEVLPALKHLQVIRTFAGLRPYTPDGLPILGPVPSLEGFFMAAGHEGDGIALSPITGELMADMVLGQKTAISLAPFSPERFIPQKGQAHE, from the coding sequence ATGGGTTCCGGAATTTTTCAAATTGTGATCATCGGCGGTGGTGTCATCGGCACTTCCATTGCCTGGCACCTGGCAAAAAAAGCGGCCCGGGTCACTCTTATCGAATCCCATGACCTGGCATCCGGGAGCTCCGGGGCCTGCGACGGCCTGGTGTTCATGCAGTCCAAAAAGCCCGGCATCCACCTGGGTCTGGCCATGGAAAGCCTGAAGCGGTTTCATTTTTTGAAAAAAGAGCTGCCTGTGGACATCGAGTTCAGGCAGACCGGGGGCCGGGTGGTCATCCAGACCCCGGCACAATATCCGGCCATGGAAAAATTTGTCAGGGAACAAAAGGATATCGGCCTGGAAGTCTGCCTGATGGATGCAAAACAAACCCTGGCGGCGGAACCGTTTTTATCTCCTGATATTTACGGCTCCACCTGGTCTTCCCTGGATGCAAGAGTTAATCCCATCAATCTGACGCTGGGGTTTGCACTGGGTGCGAAAAAAAATCATGCCCGGATCCTGACCCGGACCAAGGTGCTGGGAATTCACACCCAAAACAACCGGGTGACAGGGGTTGCCACCACACAGGGGGATATTCCAGCTGATATCGTGGTCAATGCCGCCGGTGCCGGGGCAGGGCGTATCTGTCAGATGGTAAAAATCGACCTGCCCATCGCACCGCGGCGGGGACAGATCGTGGTGACCCAGGCGGCGCGCCCCATGATTTCCAGTTGTATGATTTCAGCCGGATACATTGCCGTCAAATATGATCCGTCCCTGGCCGCAGAACAGGGAGAAGGCATGTCCATGGAGCAGACAGACAACGGAAACCTGCTGCTGGGATCCACCCGGGAATTTGCAGGGTTTTGCACAGAAAACACCCTGTCGGGCATCCGCCGGATTATATCACGGACCACTGAGGTACTGCCGGCCCTGAAACACCTTCAGGTGATCCGGACCTTTGCCGGTCTCCGGCCCTATACCCCGGACGGCCTGCCCATCCTGGGACCGGTGCCGTCCCTGGAAGGGTTTTTTATGGCCGCCGGACACGAGGGAGACGGTATTGCCCTGTCCCCGATCACAGGAGAACTGATGGCAGATATGGTCCTGGGACAAAAAACCGCCATCTCTCTGGCACCGTTTTCTCCGGAACGGTTTATCCCCCAGAAAGGACAGGCCCATGAATAA
- a CDS encoding (2Fe-2S)-binding protein yields the protein MNNADTDLRISSANRGTKITLQVDGVPCTAYEGETVHAVLLAKGIRVLRIAGKTGEPRGIFCGMGICYECRVTINGVPDQLACMTLATDGMQIETR from the coding sequence ATGAATAATGCGGATACAGACCTGCGGATTTCTTCGGCAAACCGGGGCACAAAAATTACCCTGCAGGTGGACGGGGTTCCCTGTACTGCCTATGAAGGGGAAACCGTTCATGCCGTATTGCTGGCCAAAGGAATCCGTGTCTTGCGGATTGCCGGAAAAACCGGTGAGCCCCGGGGAATTTTCTGCGGTATGGGCATCTGCTATGAATGCCGGGTCACCATCAACGGTGTCCCGGACCAACTGGCCTGCATGACCCTGGCAACCGACGGCATGCAGATTGAAACCCGATGA
- a CDS encoding NAD(P)/FAD-dependent oxidoreductase — protein sequence MKQAYDVVIVGSGVAGIAAANTLAGHGLQILVIDENPQAGGQILRQHCRVTDGFWEFDPRLERSGRTVSTQKIVQSLRPVPRPKGITCVHQARVLGIFPDRQLLVHVPDPLCPGSSVSGCMMEIDAGYLLLATGARERFLPFKGWTLPGVMSLGAAQILMKSSGILPARHTLIAGTSPLQTVLALEILKNKGNVTAILDENHFAKKLGLLPLLKHHWYLAGEGAMQMLGLMIRKVRFRQGVRVTEARGKNEVTAVVTADLDRKGNKIPGTSQIYSASALAVGHGFSPNIELPVQAGCALDYDADRGGWVVRVDHALETSVVKVYAAGEITGIAGAGKSFVEGKLAALSILEKLGKKTGPDRYAQKLVRMQKQQRGYASFLNQLCQVPASAYEAIDDDVLICRCEEISMGEIRKQIAKGFVTTGSLKKATRCGMGRCQGRICQPVLFDILLALTGQTPDQTGSPSFRAPVKNVPMAAFLHP from the coding sequence GTGAAGCAGGCGTATGATGTGGTGATCGTGGGCTCCGGGGTCGCCGGTATTGCCGCGGCCAATACCCTGGCCGGCCATGGCCTTCAAATTCTTGTCATTGATGAGAATCCCCAAGCCGGTGGCCAGATACTCAGACAACATTGCCGGGTTACAGACGGGTTCTGGGAATTTGACCCGCGTCTTGAAAGATCCGGCAGGACGGTGTCAACCCAAAAAATTGTTCAAAGCCTGAGGCCGGTCCCGCGGCCCAAAGGGATTACCTGTGTGCATCAGGCCCGGGTACTGGGCATTTTTCCGGACCGGCAACTGCTGGTGCATGTGCCGGACCCCCTGTGTCCGGGCAGTTCAGTATCCGGATGTATGATGGAGATTGATGCCGGATACCTGTTGCTGGCCACGGGTGCCAGGGAGCGGTTTTTGCCGTTTAAAGGATGGACCCTGCCCGGGGTGATGTCCTTGGGAGCGGCCCAGATCCTGATGAAAAGTTCGGGTATCCTGCCGGCCCGGCACACCCTGATTGCCGGCACCAGCCCGCTTCAAACGGTGCTGGCCCTGGAGATTCTCAAAAACAAAGGAAACGTGACCGCGATTCTGGATGAAAACCATTTTGCGAAAAAACTGGGTCTGCTGCCGCTTTTGAAACACCATTGGTATCTGGCAGGGGAGGGGGCCATGCAGATGCTGGGCCTGATGATCCGAAAGGTGCGGTTTCGCCAGGGAGTCCGGGTGACGGAAGCCAGAGGGAAAAATGAAGTAACGGCTGTCGTGACCGCCGACCTTGACAGAAAAGGAAACAAGATCCCCGGTACCTCTCAGATTTACTCCGCCAGTGCACTGGCAGTGGGGCATGGGTTCTCTCCCAACATCGAGCTGCCGGTCCAGGCCGGATGCGCCCTGGATTACGATGCCGACCGGGGCGGGTGGGTGGTCCGGGTGGATCATGCCCTTGAAACATCGGTGGTTAAAGTGTATGCCGCAGGAGAGATCACAGGTATTGCCGGGGCTGGAAAATCCTTTGTGGAGGGAAAACTGGCCGCGTTGTCAATTCTGGAAAAACTGGGAAAAAAAACCGGGCCGGATCGTTATGCGCAAAAACTGGTCCGGATGCAGAAACAGCAGCGGGGCTATGCATCATTTTTAAATCAGCTGTGCCAGGTGCCTGCATCCGCTTATGAGGCTATTGACGATGATGTCCTGATCTGCCGATGCGAAGAAATCTCCATGGGAGAGATCAGAAAACAGATTGCCAAAGGGTTTGTGACAACAGGCAGCCTGAAAAAAGCCACCCGATGCGGCATGGGACGGTGCCAGGGCCGGATCTGCCAGCCGGTCCTGTTTGACATCCTCCTGGCCCTGACCGGCCAGACCCCGGACCAGACAGGCAGCCCTTCTTTCCGGGCCCCGGTAAAAAATGTTCCCATGGCAGCGTTTTTACACCCATGA
- a CDS encoding aspartate/glutamate racemase family protein, with the protein MTLPPHKKSLTKDPFMGILMLDTTFPRIIGDIGNPQTFDFPVRYRTVKGATPERIVVQGDKAMIQPFVSAGRDLIREGAIALGTSCGFLALFHKALVAALPVPVFSSSLLQVHLAQTLLKDGQKVGVLTARKSCLNHEHLSAIGIADIPMAIQGMENFPEFTRVFIGGQPTLDVDLCRREMVSAAMHLIKEHPAVGPIVLECTNMPPFADAVRRVTKRPVFDITTLLNSAWAGCRW; encoded by the coding sequence ATGACCCTGCCCCCCCACAAAAAAAGTCTGACAAAAGATCCGTTTATGGGAATCCTGATGCTGGACACCACCTTTCCCAGAATTATCGGTGATATCGGAAATCCACAGACATTTGATTTTCCGGTGCGGTATCGCACGGTGAAAGGGGCCACCCCGGAACGGATCGTGGTCCAGGGAGACAAAGCCATGATCCAGCCGTTTGTTTCCGCCGGCCGGGACCTGATCCGGGAAGGGGCCATTGCCCTGGGCACCTCCTGCGGATTTCTGGCCCTGTTTCATAAAGCCCTGGTGGCGGCACTCCCGGTGCCGGTGTTTTCTTCTTCCCTGCTCCAGGTGCACCTCGCGCAGACCCTGTTAAAAGACGGTCAGAAGGTGGGGGTTCTGACCGCCAGAAAATCTTGTTTAAACCATGAGCACCTGTCTGCCATCGGCATCGCAGACATTCCCATGGCCATCCAGGGCATGGAAAATTTTCCGGAGTTCACCCGGGTGTTCATTGGGGGGCAACCAACACTGGATGTGGATCTGTGCAGGCGCGAGATGGTGTCTGCTGCCATGCATCTGATCAAAGAGCATCCCGCGGTGGGTCCCATCGTCCTGGAGTGCACCAATATGCCGCCATTTGCCGATGCAGTCCGCCGGGTGACAAAAAGGCCGGTTTTTGATATCACCACCCTGCTCAACTCGGCCTGGGCCGGCTGCCGCTGGTGA
- a CDS encoding acyl-CoA dehydrogenase family protein, whose product MILFNPRTATFDHLDDASRQIMTKTIAYFETRGKKQLKSDFHQRVWYQDFLDFLKENQIFATLLTPKKYAKDNENARWDTRRICDFNEILGFYNLSHWYTWQVSILGLGPIWMGDNEEIKQKTAQLLKNGHIFAFGLSEKDHGADLYASDMALTPLGDGKYVADGGKYYIGNANQAGIVSTFGKNSETDEYVFFAADPAHDNYDLVQNVVDWEGYVAEYALNGYPVTNADIMSTGRAAWDSALNTINVGKFNLGWASIGVCTHALYEGLNHAAHRNLYGQMVTDFPHIRQLLVDAYTRLAAMKLFSLRAADYFRCASPEDRRYLLYNPMVKMKVTCEGENVINLIWDVIAARGFEKDTYFEMAATDIRSLPKLEGTVHVNMALIIKFMANYFFNPGTFPDIPRRDDPGCDTFLFNQGETKGLGKIQFHDYHLAYDRVDLPNVNIFKEQIDQLAQMLMTATPDRDQAKNMDFLLYLGELFTLVAYGQLIIEKYHMDNFTPDLLEQIFDVMIRDFSEFALKLYAKPVTTKAQMDFCIKMIKKPATDKDRFDRIWETRVMALKDIYEMTL is encoded by the coding sequence ATGATTTTATTCAATCCCAGGACCGCCACTTTTGATCATCTGGATGACGCATCCCGGCAGATCATGACAAAAACCATTGCTTATTTTGAGACCCGGGGCAAAAAACAGTTGAAATCCGATTTCCACCAGCGGGTCTGGTACCAGGATTTTCTGGATTTTTTAAAGGAAAACCAGATTTTCGCCACCCTGCTCACCCCGAAAAAATATGCAAAAGATAATGAAAACGCCCGGTGGGACACCCGGCGCATCTGTGATTTCAATGAAATACTGGGGTTCTACAATCTTTCCCACTGGTATACCTGGCAGGTGTCCATCCTGGGCCTGGGTCCCATCTGGATGGGGGATAACGAAGAGATCAAGCAAAAAACCGCACAACTGTTGAAAAACGGCCACATCTTTGCCTTTGGTCTGTCGGAAAAAGACCATGGGGCGGATCTGTATGCGTCGGACATGGCCCTGACCCCCCTGGGAGACGGAAAATACGTGGCGGACGGCGGTAAATACTATATCGGCAACGCCAACCAGGCCGGGATTGTGTCTACATTCGGCAAAAACTCGGAAACCGATGAGTATGTGTTCTTTGCCGCCGACCCTGCCCATGACAACTATGATCTGGTCCAGAATGTGGTGGACTGGGAAGGCTATGTGGCCGAATATGCTTTGAACGGCTACCCTGTCACCAATGCGGACATCATGTCCACGGGCCGGGCTGCCTGGGACAGCGCGTTAAACACCATCAACGTGGGAAAATTCAACTTAGGCTGGGCATCCATCGGCGTCTGCACCCATGCCCTGTATGAAGGCCTCAACCATGCGGCCCACCGGAACCTGTACGGTCAAATGGTCACGGATTTTCCCCATATCCGGCAGCTGCTGGTGGATGCCTATACCCGCCTGGCCGCCATGAAGCTGTTTTCTTTGCGGGCCGCTGATTATTTCAGGTGTGCTTCGCCTGAAGACCGGCGGTACCTGCTGTACAACCCCATGGTCAAAATGAAGGTGACCTGCGAGGGAGAAAACGTCATCAACCTGATCTGGGATGTGATTGCGGCAAGGGGGTTTGAGAAAGACACCTATTTTGAAATGGCAGCCACCGACATCCGATCCCTGCCCAAACTGGAAGGCACGGTCCATGTGAACATGGCATTGATCATCAAGTTCATGGCCAACTATTTCTTCAACCCCGGCACGTTTCCGGACATCCCCCGGCGGGATGATCCGGGGTGCGATACGTTTCTGTTCAACCAGGGAGAAACCAAAGGCCTGGGCAAAATCCAGTTCCATGATTATCACCTGGCCTATGACCGTGTGGACCTGCCCAATGTAAATATCTTCAAAGAACAGATCGACCAGCTGGCCCAAATGCTCATGACCGCCACCCCGGACAGGGACCAGGCCAAAAACATGGATTTTCTGCTGTATCTGGGGGAATTGTTCACCCTGGTGGCTTATGGCCAGCTCATCATTGAAAAATATCACATGGATAACTTCACCCCGGACCTGCTGGAACAGATATTTGATGTCATGATCAGGGATTTCAGTGAATTTGCCCTGAAGCTGTATGCCAAACCCGTCACCACCAAAGCACAAATGGATTTTTGCATAAAGATGATAAAAAAACCGGCCACAGACAAAGACCGGTTCGACCGGATATGGGAAACCCGTGTCATGGCCCTGAAAGACATCTATGAGATGACGTTATAA
- a CDS encoding DMT family transporter — protein sequence MPYTPTRTVLMDARTAGPLFMLSAALLFTLMSTIVKLMPEHYTVWHLGFIRCFGGMLVLTLVFSRKKNPFKGHNIPLLILRGCTGSLAFFFVVSALRLLPMSTAVVLFYSYPAFAALFGFLIYKEQVNRFQIVCIGVLLAGVAILFDFRLSASALGQAMAIMGAVLSGFTVTVIRTLREHNGPVIIYFYFCTMGTLATLPFCITHPVIPGSAVEWAMGAGIIATSVAAQLLMNQGFFFCKGFEGAAYMSSETLFAAVVGIVFLMEPVSWHLFAGGLLIVGAGLAMHRLGRIQTK from the coding sequence ATGCCATACACCCCGACCCGAACCGTTCTCATGGACGCCCGCACGGCAGGTCCTTTGTTCATGCTGTCTGCGGCATTGCTGTTCACCCTCATGTCCACCATTGTCAAACTCATGCCCGAACATTACACGGTCTGGCATCTGGGATTCATCCGCTGTTTCGGGGGAATGCTGGTATTGACACTGGTGTTCAGCCGCAAAAAAAATCCGTTCAAAGGACACAACATCCCGCTGCTCATTCTCAGGGGATGCACCGGTTCTCTGGCATTTTTCTTTGTGGTGTCGGCCCTGCGCCTGCTGCCCATGTCCACGGCCGTGGTGTTGTTTTATTCCTATCCGGCGTTTGCGGCCCTGTTCGGGTTTCTTATTTACAAAGAACAGGTGAACCGGTTTCAGATCGTGTGTATCGGGGTTCTGCTGGCCGGGGTGGCCATCCTGTTCGATTTTCGATTATCCGCCAGTGCCCTGGGCCAGGCCATGGCCATCATGGGGGCGGTGCTGTCCGGATTCACGGTCACGGTCATTCGGACGCTTCGGGAACACAACGGTCCGGTCATCATCTATTTTTATTTCTGCACCATGGGCACCCTGGCCACCCTGCCCTTTTGCATCACGCATCCCGTGATTCCGGGCTCTGCTGTGGAATGGGCCATGGGGGCAGGTATCATTGCCACGTCCGTGGCGGCCCAGCTGCTCATGAACCAGGGATTTTTTTTCTGCAAGGGATTTGAAGGTGCGGCCTATATGTCCAGCGAAACCCTGTTTGCCGCAGTCGTGGGCATTGTCTTTCTCATGGAACCGGTCTCCTGGCACCTGTTTGCCGGAGGTCTGCTCATTGTGGGCGCCGGCCTGGCCATGCACCGGCTGGGACGGATTCAAACCAAATAA
- a CDS encoding DMT family transporter: protein MPEKTSSLLAGYGVALGATALWSGNFIVARGLNDLIPPVSLAFYRWLTAVLVFAPFAIQGFAKDWPRVRPHIGYMAVTAFIGVTCFNTFIYIAGHTTTAMNLSLIAITFPVFVVLISRVLFKEVLTLKRAVGIVVVLTGVVCLITRGEVARLLAIRFVAGDLWMLASAVLFAVFSILIKHKPEGIRLYTFQFTLFFMGLIFLLPFFIWEQVRMPGLYLNRSTLPAVLYVGVFASLCAFLLWNRAIITLGPSRAGMIYYTMPLFSGLLAYLFLGEHIGLVHAVSAMLILSGIVLANQTPQGVKQ from the coding sequence ATGCCGGAAAAAACCAGTAGTCTATTGGCCGGATATGGGGTTGCATTGGGGGCCACGGCCCTGTGGTCGGGCAATTTTATTGTGGCAAGAGGATTGAACGACCTGATTCCGCCGGTGAGCCTGGCATTTTACCGGTGGCTGACCGCCGTTCTGGTGTTCGCTCCTTTTGCGATCCAGGGTTTTGCCAAAGACTGGCCCCGGGTGCGGCCGCATATCGGGTATATGGCAGTCACTGCCTTCATCGGGGTGACCTGTTTCAACACGTTCATCTATATTGCCGGACACACCACCACTGCCATGAACCTGTCTTTGATCGCCATCACCTTTCCGGTGTTTGTGGTGCTGATTTCCCGGGTGTTGTTCAAAGAAGTGCTGACCCTTAAAAGAGCTGTGGGAATCGTGGTTGTGCTGACAGGGGTTGTCTGTCTGATCACCCGGGGTGAGGTCGCCCGGCTGCTGGCCATCCGTTTTGTGGCAGGCGATCTGTGGATGCTGGCATCCGCAGTGCTCTTTGCCGTGTTCAGTATTCTGATCAAACACAAGCCGGAGGGCATCCGGCTGTATACGTTTCAGTTCACGCTGTTTTTTATGGGGCTGATCTTTCTGTTGCCTTTTTTTATCTGGGAACAGGTCCGGATGCCTGGATTGTATTTAAATCGATCCACGCTGCCGGCCGTGCTGTATGTGGGGGTTTTTGCATCGCTTTGTGCTTTTTTGCTCTGGAACCGGGCCATTATCACCCTGGGACCATCCCGGGCCGGGATGATATACTACACGATGCCGCTGTTCAGCGGATTGCTGGCATATCTGTTTCTCGGAGAACATATCGGCCTGGTCCATGCCGTCAGTGCGATGCTGATTCTGTCAGGTATCGTTCTGGCCAATCAAACGCCGCAAGGGGTGAAACAATAA